A segment of the Serratia fonticola genome:
AAACCGTTATGCAGCAGGATCAGGCATAAAAAAAATATCCCCAGCCACTCATGGAGGCTTTCTCCCCATAAGTGAAACCCCATCAGTGAAAACAGCACCACCGCCATCAGCACGTCTTGTAGCACCTGAAATTTATATTTTGCTTTCATTCGCCGGCCTGCGCTTATGGCGTGAGCGGCAATTTATTCAGCCAGTTGATCACCTCACTTGGCGTATCGACACTGGCAACATCCCCTCGTGATATCGCCAGGCCCGGCTGGATCAAGCGGGCATCAGGCTGCAAACGCGCGATTTCACGGAGTGAATCAGAGAAACGGCTGCCGCCATGGGTGGTGAAAGGAACAATGGTTTTGCCACTGAAATCATGTTGCTCAAAAAGGCTGTACATCGCCATCGGCATTTTGTACCACCAGATCGGATAACCCACGAAGACGGTGTCGTAATCGGCCAGATTGGCGATCGGTGCCTTTAATATCGGACGATCTCCGTTTTTCATTTCCTGATCTGCGTATTTTAATAAAGGCTCATGCTGTTGAGGATAAGGCTTTGCGGTTTCTATACGGAATATATCCCCACCGGTCTGTTGCTGGATAAGCTGGGCCACATACTGGGTGCTACCCAACACCTCATTATTTTTCAGCAAGACACTGGCACCCGATACCGCATCAACACCGTCCAGTTTCACCTCTTCCGGCTGGGAAAAATAGACCACCAGGACCCGTTGCGCTGACGCGGTTATCGCCGTCATGCTACCCAAAACAATCACCAGAAAGAACAGTATCTTTTTCATCGCGTTAGCGGCCTCCTCTGCCAGTAAATCATGGACATGGAGCACGTTTTTGCGTCATAAGACGGCGGAATTTTCCGCCATCTGTGCGACACAACCCGGCTTCCAATAGGCCCAGTGTAGAAGTGCCTCACTGACGTCAGCATGACCTGAAGATAACATTCCTGTCAGTTCCCTTTCCCACAGTAGTAGCAGATAAACGGCCGCCCGGTATTAGCATCAACAGGCCCGTTTGCCACCGCATTAGGTTACTATGGTGAAACGTCAACCCCCTCAGGAGAATCCGGTGTGTCTATCGCAACGTTTACCCGTTTAACTTCCCTTCTCGATCAACAGCGGGCGCGCTATCGGATCGTTGAGCATCCTATGGCCGGGAAGTCAGAAGACGTCGCTAAAATACGTGGTACCCAGTTGGGGCAAGGTGCAAAGGCGTTGGTGTGTCACGTCAAGGGAAATGGCATCAAGCAACATGTTCTGGCCGTACTACCCGCCGATCAACAGGCCGATCTCGCTGCGCTGGCACAGGGTGTTGGCGGTACCCGCGCGTCATTAGCCAGCCCTGTCGAGGTCAACCAACTGACCGACTGCGTATTTGGTGCCATCCCCCCGTTCAGCTTCCATGCGGATTTATTGCTGGTTGCCGACCCGCTGCTGTTTGAGCGCTTTGATGAATTAGCCTTTAACGCAGGGACGCTGGAATGCTCATTGATTCTGAATACCCAGGATTACCAGCGTATTGCCGCACCCAGGCCGGTGAAGTTTATTCGAACGGCGTAATTTATTGCTGCCCCATCAGCAACGTCGCCATATTGATGGCCTCAATCAGCTGTGGCCGATTCACGCGCGGTGACTGGCCATCCAGCAGGCGCTGCCACAGCGCTATCGCCTTGGCATACTCGGTATGCAAAAAAGCATCGGCAGCCAACAGCATCAACGCCGAGACTTCATCATTATCCAGCGCCAAGGCTTTTTCTATATAGCTCTCCACTTGCGCAGTGATCCGCTGCCCGGCCTGATAATAGAGCACCGTGGCCAGCGCCGAGTACAGTTCTGCATTCTCTCCCCGCAGGGCCAGGGCCTGTTGATAGGCAGCCTGCGCATCGACAAAATTATTGTTATAGAGGTAGTATTCCCCCAGCTCAGCCCATAACACGCTGTCCTGTGGTGACCGCTCGATTTTTTGCAGTAACGCCTGCAATCGGCTTTCAGCTTGCTCTTGGGGCGAGAGAGGAGCAACGGGCTTATTAATTTGTGCCAAAACAGCGGTCGGGCGGCCACTGGCCAGATACCCTGCCACGCTAAGGCCAAGCACTAGCCCGATAAACAGCAGATGAAAACGGTACCGCTTCATTTCGTTCCCCTGCGTCGCCATAACATCCTCGCGATAACCACCAGCATCAATGGCGGAAGCCCCCAGAGCAGTAACGTCGATGTCTCCAATGCCGGTTGGTAACGGACAAAATTACCGTAACGCGCGGTCATGAAATTCATGATTTCGGCTGCCGTTTTCCCCTGTTCGGTCATGGCAAAAACTTCGTGACGCATCGCTACCGCCGCTGGTGCATTTGACTCCAGCAAACTCTGGTTTTGGCACTGAGGACAGCGTATCTGGGCGGCAACCGCCAAGGCTTTCTCCTGCATTTCTGGAGAGGTAAATGCCCAGGTGTCCACGATCTGGGCCGCAAGCGGTAACGCCAGCCCACCACACAGCAACAGCGCGGCTAACCAACGCATGGCTGCCTCCTTTGCCAACACGAGGCCAGCACGCCAACGATCATCAGCCCCCCTCCCCACCAAATCCAACGGATGCCGGTCTGTACATAAAAACGCATGGCATAACGCTGTTCCCCACTTTTTTCACCCATAACTACATACCAGTCATGAAAAGCGCTCCAACCGATACCCGGTTCAAACATCTGCTGCCGACGGGCGGTGTAAAACCGTCGTTCTGGCCGCAACTGCGCCACTTTTTTACTTTGCTGCGAAACGTCGATCACCGCCTGTTCAGTGGTGAAATTGCCTTGAGCCAGCAGCTCAACCGAACGGAAGTGAAACTGATACCCCGCCAGGGTCACCGTTTCTCCAGCGGTGACATTCAGGCTGATCTCATGACGTTGCAGTGAAGAACTTGCAATGCCTAACGCGGTCAGCAACACGCCCGCATGGGCGATCCACTGCGGGATCCGCCGCCGGTCGAATCCGCCGTAACACATCAGTACCAGCCCCAGTCCCGCAAACGGCAACAGCACCAGGTTGAAATAAGGTGCGCCAACCGAGATTTGCCCCCACCCCATCAACCGATAAAACATCGGGTACAGGGTGCCGATCAGCACAATCAACGCTGCGGCGCTGAGAAGTAACACCGCCCCTAACAGCACAGGCTTGGCGGGGGGAGCGCTAGCCGGTGCACGGTTGGCTCGCAGCGCATAGATCAGCAAGGAAATTCCACTCAGGAAGGCAAACAGAATAAACAGCGGTAAGGCACGCTGCTCATCCAGCGCAAAAGCATGTACCGACACCAGCACGCCGGACCGAACAATCAAGGTACCCAACAGACTGAGTACAAAAGTGCCCAGCGTCAGCAACAGCGTCCCATGCCACAGGCTGCCAGTGCGTTGGCTAACGGCCAGACTATGCAGCAAAGCCGTGGCCGTCAGCCAGGGCAGTAAAGAGGCGTTTTCGACCGGATCCCAGAACCACCAGCCACCCCATCCCAACTCGCTGTAGGCCCACCATGACCCCAGAATGATCCCAGCAGTGAGAAAGCACCAGGCGGGTTTTGCCCAACGCTGGCACTGTTCGGCAATCAGGGGAGTAAACGTCCCTTGCAGTAAAGCCGCCAACATCAGGGCACTGCAGACGGCAAACCCACCATAGCCCAAATAAAGCAATGGCGGATGCAGGATCAGGCCAATATGTTGCAGCATCGGGTTCAGATCGCGTCCCTCAACCGCCGGAGGGAAAACCCGAACAAAAGGATCGGAGAAGAGCAGAATAAAAATCAGGAAGCAGCCGATGATCAACGCCAGAATGGCCAGAGTGATGGGTACTACAGCCCCTTCCCCTTGCGGTGTGAACAGCGCAAAGCAGGCCGACCAGGCGGCCAGGCACAGTAACCAAAGCAGCAGCGAGCCTTCGTGCCCACCCCAGAGTGCCCCCACCTTCATCAGAGCCGGTAATTGGCGGTGCCCATGTTGCGCCACGTACAACACGGAAAAATCGTCACGCCAAAACAGCAACAGCAGTGTGGCAAATGCCAGCGCGATCAGGACAAAAGTGACCAAGCTCCAGGCTCGCACTGGCAACCATACCCGACGGCGATGCCACCATGAAAACAGCGTGATGCCCGCCAACAATAGTGATGTGCTACAGGCAAGTAATAAGGTAATAAATCCCAGTTCGGCTAACCACAACACATCTACCAGCCTTATCCTGTTATAACACTCAAGCCACCGTCATTTGCCCGGCATACAGAATGAAATAACGCAGCAGCAACACGCCACACAAACTACCCCCACTGATCAGCAGAATATGGAGATTGGCTTTCCCCCACCCCATGGCTTTCAGCAGCAAAGGCATTACCAGCCCAACGCCAACGACGCCCAGCCAGAACCACCAGGCCCAGAATCCGCCGCCTAATGCCGCCGATAAGGCACGCAGCTTGCCATCATCCCCCAGCGCCAAGCCAATAAAGAACGCCGCCAACAGGAAAATCTCAAGCCACACCACCGGCGTTTCAAGCCGATGCAGGAAGTGCACTTCGCGGCTGTGAATATTGCCGTTAGGGCCGAAGGCCGCCACCAGCAAAGCCACCGCGATCCCGGATGAAATACCGGAGAACAGGAACAGCGCCGGTAACAGGGGGTTATTCAGCATCGGGTACGATTTCAATGCCGAAAGCAGGAAACCGGTGTAAGCCCCCAACAATACCGCCAATATCAGCATCAGCGTTTCCAGCGGCCGCAGCAGGGGCAGGAGGCGAGCCAACATCCTTGGTATCACCGCCAACCTCGGCAACCAGCGCTGCTGTATGGCGCTCAACTCATCACGGAAAATCAACGCCAGCCAAACCACCAGCACCAACATGTAAACCTGAAACAGCATTACCCCCATCGACATCACTGACGTAAAGCTGTAGTGAAACATCAGTTTCCAGAAGGTCCACGGGCGGGTCAGATGAAAAATCAGAATGACCAGCCCGAGCACGATCGAAGCCGGGGCAATAAACAGCGTTGTCAGCATGACCCGGCTGTTTGACGTCCCCTCCGTGGGGTGGTAACGGCGTAACAGGATGGCCAGCGTCACCAGACCGGCAGAAATCCCGATCAGAAACAGGTAAATCGCGATGGGCCAGTCCCAAACCAGCGAATCAAAATGGAAGGCAGACGTCATTGACTTATCTCCCCATATTTAAACGGCACGCGATACATTTTTGGCCGGGTTCCCAGCGCAATCTTGTAGCGATAGGTCGTTTCTTGCCGCAACAGACGCGAGATATCACTGTTCGGATCGTCAAGATTGCCAAACGTCAAGGCCTGCGTCGGGCAGGAAAGTACGCAGGCGGGCAGTTTGCCCTGACGCAGGTTGGTCTTGCGGCAGAAATCGCATTTGTCCGCCGTTTTACTGACCGGGTGAATAAAGCGAACCCGATAAGGGCACGCCGCTATACAGTACTGGCAGCCGACGCACAGATCAGGATTAACATCGACAATGCCAGTGGCCGCATCCAGGAAAGAAGCCCCGGTCGGGCAGACATGCACGCAAGGGGCATCTTCGCAGTGTTGGCAGGAATGGCGGAAAAAGCGGTATTTCACATCCGGAAACTGGCCTATCGGCTCGCTGCGGATAATCTCCAAACGTGAAACGCCCTCAGGTACCTGGTTGACTTCGCGACAGGCATCCATACAGGCGGTACAGCCGATACAGCGAGATTCATCATGAACCATACCGTAGCGGATACCGTTCACGTTCATGGTGCGTGCCAGTAGCTTTTCTGCGGCCGTAGAGGCCACGGCCAGCACGCCTATTCCTGCAATAAAACGGCGCCGTGAGCAGCTCATGGCCGCTCCTTATCCAGCGTTACAGCGGCTGGATTAAACGCCGGATCCTGTTGTTGCTGGCGGTGGCAGTCCACACAAAGTTGTATCCGCCCCTTGTCCGTCAGCACCTGCATCTTATCCTGCTGAGGATGAAGCTGGTGGCAACTGGCACAAGTTACCTTGGCCAGATGCACATCATGCGGCCAGAAGGCTTTTTGCAGCGCCTCAGGTAAATGGCAGGACATACAAACGCTGTTTTGCTGCTCAACGCCAAACATCGGTTCGTTGAAACGCATCACATCCTTGATGCCTTCACGGTGATGCAATGAAGGCGTACCGTGACAGTTGGTACAGGTCACCGGTAATTGGTTGTTGGGGTTGATGGTCCCCTCATGCTTGCCGTGCATCGCACTTTGCTGCGGCTTGTGGCAACGCAGGCAGGCATCGTCCGGGTTTCGTTGTAAGGTGACTTCCGCAGATTGCTGCTGAGCTGCGGGGCTGTCGGTCTGTGCCGATACCGGTAATACTGTCAGCCAAAAACTGCAGGCAAGCACCCCGGTAGTTAATAACGAACGCAGTACGCTCATATTGACTCCATTTTTTTACGCCCCGCAACCGGGGCGGAGGGGTTTATTTGCTTAACAGCCCGGCTTTCTGCGCCTGCTCATCCCACTGCGGAACCACCGTTTTGAGGAACTCTTGTTTCTCGGCATTCAACTGTGGCATATCCATCCCAAGCGCCAACTGCGCCTTCTCCTTGGTGGAAATATCCGGCAGTACGATCTCGTGGGTAATACCTTTGTTGGCCAGCAGACGTACAAGCTGGGTGCGTGCCTGTGCAGCCTGATCCAGCGCCGTACCGAGAACGCGCAACGCTACGTCCGGCGCATGCATATGAATACCGTGGGAGGCGATAGCGAAGTCCCAGCGCCATTGCGCATGGCGGATCTGGGTCAGGATAGGCTTCATCTCGGCTTCTGTTGCCCCTGCATCCCAAGCCGCTTTGGCTTCAAAGTGGGCATGAACCAGTTGATCTTCCACTTTCAGCTTGATCTCGGTGATGTCGTGTTTACGCTTGGCCACCACCTCTTGCAGGCTGGCTTTATCCTGGGTATGGCAGTTCCTGCAGGTTTGCTCAAAGTTATCGAACGGATTGCCAATTTTATGATCGGTGTAGATCTTGCCTTGCGCGTTTTGCACTTTCGGCATATGGCAGTCGATACAGGTAACATTGTTCTTGCCATGAATCCCCTCACGCCAGGTTTCATACTCTGGATGCTGAGCCTTGAGCATTGGCGCTTTAGAGAGAGGGTTGGTCCAGTCGGAGAATGCGATGGTATCGTAATAGACTTCCATTTCATCCACCGTTGTCCCCTTGTCCCATGGGAATTTCACCATCTTGTCTTTGCCGTCAAAATAATATTCGACGTGGCACTGACCACAGACCATGGACTGCTGATCGAACCGGCCAGCTTTATCAAAGGGTTTACCGATCGCCTGCATGGCACGCGCGGCATAAGGGCGGGATAGGGTCAACGCGGGTTTACCGGCAGCAAAATCCGCAGACGCGGTATTGTGGCAATCGGCACAACCGAGATCGTTAACTATCTCCGGCCCTCCGCGCGCCCATTGACCATGAAAATAACTCGCCTCCCCCTGTTCGGCGATCACCCTGGCGACATCGGGGCTTTTACAGCTCCAGCACGCCATCGGCAACGGTCCATCTTCCGCCGTTTTCGGTGCGCCAGTACGCAACGTTTCGCGGATATCCATCAACGCATAGGCATGGCCACGCGGCTTGTTATAGTCCTTGGCAAACGGATAACCGGCCCAGAGAATAACCAGGCGCGGATCTTCTGCCAATGCGTCCACCCGTTCCGATTGCTCAGCGGTAGCTTTCCAGGATTGGTATTGGTCCGGGTGAGGAGCAGAGAAAGTTTCATTTCTGGCTTCAACCTTCTGTGACGCTGCGGCTTGCGGCGCGTCGCTAGCCAGAGCCGAAAGAGAGAGGAACCCCGTCGTCATTCCTGCCAGAAATAGCATTAAGATATTGCTTACCTTATTCATAAGCATCCCATCCATTTAGCCTGCTTTAGCGCAGTGCCTTATTAGTTGTTAGGTTCGGTTAAGAACAGATTTTCGACATTCCACAATGGCTAGGGATAACATAGACCACATAAAAAATGTTGTCTTTGGTCAATTTACGCGGGGATCTTGAGGGCTTGATTGAATTTTGCGAGGCAGCGCAAAAAACCATATACCTCTAATTAGTTATTGAAACCTAAGATATAGTGCTTGAATAGAAAAGAACCAAAACCAGTTCAACACGGGTTCTGGTCCTTCCTTGGCAATAGCCCAGCAAACTACACCCAATCAAAACTGATATAAAACGCCAGTGGCCACCATCACATTATAATCACGCTCAACCATCGGGCTGTTTTTTACCGCATCACTCATTTGCTCATAATGGCCAATCAGCAACAGTTGCCAATTGTCATTTACAGAATAATAGCTGGCGAGTGATAGGTAAGATGATACACCGCTCTTTGCCTTGTATTCAGGTAACGCACTACGCTGTGATTCTGCTTTACTGACACCGAAATAGTAATCATTAAAGGCGCGGTTTTGCCATTGTAAACCCATGCCCGGTACCAATTGTAATTTACCGAA
Coding sequences within it:
- a CDS encoding flavodoxin, whose product is MKKILFFLVIVLGSMTAITASAQRVLVVYFSQPEEVKLDGVDAVSGASVLLKNNEVLGSTQYVAQLIQQQTGGDIFRIETAKPYPQQHEPLLKYADQEMKNGDRPILKAPIANLADYDTVFVGYPIWWYKMPMAMYSLFEQHDFSGKTIVPFTTHGGSRFSDSLREIARLQPDARLIQPGLAISRGDVASVDTPSEVINWLNKLPLTP
- a CDS encoding YbaK/prolyl-tRNA synthetase associated domain-containing protein translates to MSIATFTRLTSLLDQQRARYRIVEHPMAGKSEDVAKIRGTQLGQGAKALVCHVKGNGIKQHVLAVLPADQQADLAALAQGVGGTRASLASPVEVNQLTDCVFGAIPPFSFHADLLLVADPLLFERFDELAFNAGTLECSLILNTQDYQRIAAPRPVKFIRTA
- a CDS encoding heme lyase NrfEFG subunit NrfG, with product MKRYRFHLLFIGLVLGLSVAGYLASGRPTAVLAQINKPVAPLSPQEQAESRLQALLQKIERSPQDSVLWAELGEYYLYNNNFVDAQAAYQQALALRGENAELYSALATVLYYQAGQRITAQVESYIEKALALDNDEVSALMLLAADAFLHTEYAKAIALWQRLLDGQSPRVNRPQLIEAINMATLLMGQQ
- the nrfF gene encoding heme lyase NrfEFG subunit NrfF encodes the protein MRWLAALLLCGGLALPLAAQIVDTWAFTSPEMQEKALAVAAQIRCPQCQNQSLLESNAPAAVAMRHEVFAMTEQGKTAAEIMNFMTARYGNFVRYQPALETSTLLLWGLPPLMLVVIARMLWRRRGTK
- the nrfE gene encoding heme lyase NrfEFG subunit NrfE, which produces MLWLAELGFITLLLACSTSLLLAGITLFSWWHRRRVWLPVRAWSLVTFVLIALAFATLLLLFWRDDFSVLYVAQHGHRQLPALMKVGALWGGHEGSLLLWLLCLAAWSACFALFTPQGEGAVVPITLAILALIIGCFLIFILLFSDPFVRVFPPAVEGRDLNPMLQHIGLILHPPLLYLGYGGFAVCSALMLAALLQGTFTPLIAEQCQRWAKPAWCFLTAGIILGSWWAYSELGWGGWWFWDPVENASLLPWLTATALLHSLAVSQRTGSLWHGTLLLTLGTFVLSLLGTLIVRSGVLVSVHAFALDEQRALPLFILFAFLSGISLLIYALRANRAPASAPPAKPVLLGAVLLLSAAALIVLIGTLYPMFYRLMGWGQISVGAPYFNLVLLPFAGLGLVLMCYGGFDRRRIPQWIAHAGVLLTALGIASSSLQRHEISLNVTAGETVTLAGYQFHFRSVELLAQGNFTTEQAVIDVSQQSKKVAQLRPERRFYTARRQQMFEPGIGWSAFHDWYVVMGEKSGEQRYAMRFYVQTGIRWIWWGGGLMIVGVLASCWQRRQPCVG
- the nrfD gene encoding cytochrome c nitrite reductase subunit NrfD: MTSAFHFDSLVWDWPIAIYLFLIGISAGLVTLAILLRRYHPTEGTSNSRVMLTTLFIAPASIVLGLVILIFHLTRPWTFWKLMFHYSFTSVMSMGVMLFQVYMLVLVVWLALIFRDELSAIQQRWLPRLAVIPRMLARLLPLLRPLETLMLILAVLLGAYTGFLLSALKSYPMLNNPLLPALFLFSGISSGIAVALLVAAFGPNGNIHSREVHFLHRLETPVVWLEIFLLAAFFIGLALGDDGKLRALSAALGGGFWAWWFWLGVVGVGLVMPLLLKAMGWGKANLHILLISGGSLCGVLLLRYFILYAGQMTVA
- the nrfC gene encoding cytochrome c nitrite reductase Fe-S protein, encoding MSCSRRRFIAGIGVLAVASTAAEKLLARTMNVNGIRYGMVHDESRCIGCTACMDACREVNQVPEGVSRLEIIRSEPIGQFPDVKYRFFRHSCQHCEDAPCVHVCPTGASFLDAATGIVDVNPDLCVGCQYCIAACPYRVRFIHPVSKTADKCDFCRKTNLRQGKLPACVLSCPTQALTFGNLDDPNSDISRLLRQETTYRYKIALGTRPKMYRVPFKYGEISQ
- the nrfB gene encoding cytochrome c nitrite reductase pentaheme subunit; the encoded protein is MSVLRSLLTTGVLACSFWLTVLPVSAQTDSPAAQQQSAEVTLQRNPDDACLRCHKPQQSAMHGKHEGTINPNNQLPVTCTNCHGTPSLHHREGIKDVMRFNEPMFGVEQQNSVCMSCHLPEALQKAFWPHDVHLAKVTCASCHQLHPQQDKMQVLTDKGRIQLCVDCHRQQQQDPAFNPAAVTLDKERP
- the nrfA gene encoding ammonia-forming nitrite reductase cytochrome c552 subunit; amino-acid sequence: MLFLAGMTTGFLSLSALASDAPQAAASQKVEARNETFSAPHPDQYQSWKATAEQSERVDALAEDPRLVILWAGYPFAKDYNKPRGHAYALMDIRETLRTGAPKTAEDGPLPMACWSCKSPDVARVIAEQGEASYFHGQWARGGPEIVNDLGCADCHNTASADFAAGKPALTLSRPYAARAMQAIGKPFDKAGRFDQQSMVCGQCHVEYYFDGKDKMVKFPWDKGTTVDEMEVYYDTIAFSDWTNPLSKAPMLKAQHPEYETWREGIHGKNNVTCIDCHMPKVQNAQGKIYTDHKIGNPFDNFEQTCRNCHTQDKASLQEVVAKRKHDITEIKLKVEDQLVHAHFEAKAAWDAGATEAEMKPILTQIRHAQWRWDFAIASHGIHMHAPDVALRVLGTALDQAAQARTQLVRLLANKGITHEIVLPDISTKEKAQLALGMDMPQLNAEKQEFLKTVVPQWDEQAQKAGLLSK